The nucleotide sequence GGGAATATCCCAGTTTGGGACCTGGGGGAAGGGTTGCAGTTGTCCTGTTTTTTGAACTGGGCAGGGGCTCCTATTTTAAGGACTGGGAAAGGGCTCTGGGTCTGGGCCAGGGTGGGGATGGCATTCTCCATGTCCTAGGTACAGATCCCAGGGCCCTAGGATCCAGCCTCCTGTTCTTGTCCCAGCGCCTCCAGCAGCAACCCCATTGGCGTCCGCTTGAGACCAATGCTCTCGATCTGGTTCTCAATCTTGTTCTTGAGGTTGCGCAGGCGCAGTGACGCGTGCACCAGGATCACTGTGGGCAATACCGAGAGGAGCGGGGTCAGTGGGATGGGACATCAGCCTTTAGCTAATgggggcccagagaagggaacTGGAGCACAGGCAGACCAATGGCGTGGTCGGTAGCCAGGACGCCTCTGAACCCTGCTAGTGTGGCGGAGTAATGAGCTTCGCAACAGGGGCGTGGCCAGGGAGGGTGCCCAGTAATGGGGACGTGGCCGGTGGAAGGCACTTCATACTAGCAGTGACGCCCAGAAGGGCGGTTGTAAGAGAGGCGTTCCCAGGGAGGGGAGCAAAGCCAGGGAAGGCGCTTTGTAAAGGAGGTGTGGCCTTGCCCGCCGGGTGTCCCAGCCCCCTCTCAGCCCAGGAACCAGGGTAGGGCGGGCCTGGCGCCGTTTGCGAGCGGTGGCCGTCTTCCCGGCCATCTCAGGGTAGTGGAGACTCACGAAGCACGGGCCCGGCGATGCTGAGCAGGAAGGTGCAAGCGCCGCCCGCGGCCCAGAGAACGAGGAGGCCGACGGCAAGCACTGCGGCCAGGCAGGCGGCTGGGTGGCTGCGACGGCAGCGGCGCACGGCTGCTCGAGTCTCAGCCGCCCACACCAGCATGCCAAGGGCCACCGCCACTACCAGCGCGCTTAGGAGGGTGTGCAGCGGGCGCACGTACCTGCGGGGACAATGGAACTAAGCTAGCCGGACAGGCGGGGAGAGGGCCGCCTGGCCCCCGTGCCTCCCAGACCACCGTCCACCAGAGTCCGTGCCCCAAGAGCTTtggttcccaccccacccccaccccccgcccccgctccggACCCTCCAGCCCGGCAAATACTCCCGTCAGCCCTGTCTCCAACAGGTCCACCCTTCAGGGATTCCAACTCCCAGGAGCCCTGGGCTCCCCTGTGGACCCTCATTTATTTCTTGTCAATCCTACAGTCCCATCTTCCTTAGATCTCCTGCTTCAGGCCCTCCCATTCCGCTAGGCCCCAGGGCTCAcagcctttcccttctctttccttccgaCCTTACCCCTGCAGAACCCACTCCAGCCGGCCCTCCCATCCCAACGTGCCCCAAAACCCACTCTTTGCAAAGGCCCAGCCCTTGCAAATTCCTCTTCCAGTCCTTCTGTTTCCATACATTTCCCTCTCCCCAGGCCCAGAGTCCCTTCCAGACTTCCCTTCAAATTCCCCCTCCAGATTCCCATTTCCTATAGATTCCTCCCTCCATCATTACTAGAACCCCTTCCAGGCTTTCAGTGCCACTTAACTTCCAGTCCTGCCCAAGTCCCTCTTCCAGGTTCTCCATCCCTCCCTGGTCTCAGGCCTTCCATCCCCAGGTCCTCCCTCTAGACTCAAGTTCCCCAACAGGTACCTGCTCCTGGAGCATTCTAATTATAGCCAGGGCCCTCTCCAAGCCCAGATCCTCCACAAGTCCACCCTTCAACTTGACCACGTCCTGTCCCTGTCGTAAGTCCTCCAAGGCCATATTAATCTGGCCCCATCACCCCTCAGGCACAGTCGTGTCC is from Orcinus orca chromosome X, mOrcOrc1.1, whole genome shotgun sequence and encodes:
- the PRAF2 gene encoding PRA1 family protein 2; its protein translation is MSEVRLPPLRALDDFVLGSARLAAPDPRDPQRWCHRVINNLLYYQTNYLICFGLGLALAGYVRPLHTLLSALVVAVALGMLVWAAETRAAVRRCRRSHPAACLAAVLAVGLLVLWAAGGACTFLLSIAGPVLLILVHASLRLRNLKNKIENQIESIGLKRTPMGLLLEALGQEQEAGS